A stretch of the Pseudomonas sp. ACM7 genome encodes the following:
- a CDS encoding helix-turn-helix transcriptional regulator encodes MDALLKELPVHQGLARVFGALGQDGFWRALVDTLRLLVPMDNALVAVMRAGRVPRLLIDFDSKGGATEQEELADYSAGMYLLDPFYQAACAGIVDGLHSLESVAPDQFQQSEYYLSYFRTVVGGDELQFMVNVEGGVLGLSLGRSTRFTLEEQGRLLCVRDWVLAAMRRHLQLMPPEGPAAEAVAGDLATLLDRFDARLSVREIETARLILQGFSSKAIAQQMGISPETVKVHRRNLYHKLNVNGHGELFALVLQPH; translated from the coding sequence GTGGACGCGTTGTTGAAAGAGTTACCGGTGCACCAAGGGTTGGCGCGGGTATTTGGTGCCTTGGGGCAGGACGGGTTCTGGCGTGCGCTGGTCGACACGCTGCGGCTGCTGGTGCCGATGGACAACGCGTTGGTCGCGGTAATGCGGGCCGGGCGGGTGCCGCGCCTGCTGATCGACTTCGACTCAAAGGGCGGTGCTACCGAGCAAGAAGAACTGGCGGATTACAGCGCCGGCATGTACCTGCTCGATCCGTTTTATCAGGCCGCCTGTGCCGGCATTGTCGACGGCTTGCACAGCCTCGAATCGGTGGCCCCCGACCAGTTCCAGCAGAGCGAGTACTACCTGAGCTATTTCCGTACTGTGGTGGGCGGTGACGAGTTGCAGTTCATGGTCAACGTCGAGGGCGGCGTGCTCGGTTTGTCGTTGGGACGCTCGACGCGATTCACGCTTGAGGAACAGGGGCGCCTGCTTTGCGTGCGCGATTGGGTGCTGGCGGCGATGCGCCGTCACCTGCAATTGATGCCGCCGGAAGGACCGGCCGCCGAAGCGGTGGCCGGGGATCTGGCGACCCTGCTGGATCGTTTCGATGCGCGCCTGTCGGTGCGGGAAATCGAAACGGCACGGCTGATTCTTCAGGGCTTCTCAAGCAAGGCCATCGCCCAGCAGATGGGCATTTCCCCGGAGACGGTGAAAGTGCACCGGCGCAATCTCTATCACAAGCTCAATGTGAATGGGCATGGTGAGTTGTTTGCTTTGGTGTTGCAGCCGCATTGA
- a CDS encoding pentapeptide MXKDX repeat protein has product MKKLATTVLSMCLVFGTASVFAADATTNNGMSNDSMSKDSMSKDAMHKDTMKKDAMTKDSMSKDAMKKDNMSKDAMKKDNMSKDAMSKDGMKKDAMSKDTMKKEAPSY; this is encoded by the coding sequence ATGAAAAAGTTAGCGACCACCGTACTGTCCATGTGCCTGGTGTTTGGCACCGCCAGCGTGTTTGCCGCCGATGCTACAACCAATAACGGCATGAGCAACGACAGCATGAGCAAGGATTCAATGTCTAAAGACGCCATGCATAAAGACACGATGAAAAAGGACGCCATGACCAAGGATTCCATGAGCAAGGACGCGATGAAGAAAGACAACATGTCCAAGGACGCGATGAAGAAAGACAACATGTCCAAGGACGCCATGAGCAAGGACGGAATGAAGAAGGACGCGATGTCCAAGGACACAATGAAAAAAGAGGCTCCTTCGTACTGA
- a CDS encoding DUF1059 domain-containing protein, whose amino-acid sequence MARKYIDCREFPSDAKCSVALSADSENELLEAAAQHAVSVHKHIDSPELRAQLKTMFHDGTPPVEAPRPA is encoded by the coding sequence ATGGCGCGTAAATACATCGACTGCCGCGAGTTTCCAAGCGATGCCAAATGCTCGGTCGCACTGTCCGCAGACTCTGAAAACGAACTGCTCGAAGCCGCCGCACAGCATGCGGTCAGTGTTCACAAGCACATCGACTCACCGGAACTGCGTGCTCAACTGAAGACGATGTTTCACGACGGCACCCCGCCTGTTGAAGCACCGCGTCCCGCTTAG
- a CDS encoding molybdopterin-dependent oxidoreductase, whose translation MKKRIQGSGLDESSILTDARKIIAPQIEDRSRRSFLMRSLTLGGVAMLSGCNLTDNESVDTALSSMSRFNDRVQGWLFNPNALAPTYPESMITRPFPFNAFYGIDEAPTVEEESYRLEVTGMVADKRSWRLEELRAMAQTEQITRHICVEGWSAIGRWGGVRFSDFLKRVGADTDAKYVGFKCADDYYTSIDMATALHSQTLLTLTYDGAVLPRQYGFPMKLRMPTKLGYKNPKHIQAMFVTNTYPGGYWEDQGYNWFGGS comes from the coding sequence ATGAAAAAGCGCATTCAAGGCTCAGGGCTGGACGAGTCGTCCATCCTGACAGATGCCAGGAAAATCATTGCCCCACAGATCGAGGACCGCTCACGACGCTCGTTCCTGATGCGCAGCCTGACACTCGGCGGCGTGGCCATGTTGTCCGGCTGCAACCTCACCGACAACGAAAGCGTCGACACCGCGTTGTCCTCCATGTCCCGGTTCAACGATCGGGTGCAGGGCTGGTTGTTCAACCCCAATGCGCTGGCGCCGACCTATCCCGAGTCAATGATCACCCGGCCGTTTCCGTTCAATGCCTTTTACGGCATCGACGAGGCGCCGACGGTGGAGGAAGAGAGTTATCGACTGGAAGTGACCGGCATGGTCGCCGACAAGCGCAGCTGGCGCCTGGAAGAACTGCGTGCCATGGCCCAGACCGAACAGATTACCCGACACATCTGCGTCGAAGGCTGGAGCGCGATCGGGCGCTGGGGCGGCGTACGGTTCAGCGACTTCCTGAAGCGGGTCGGTGCCGACACGGATGCCAAATATGTCGGCTTCAAATGCGCGGACGACTACTACACCAGCATCGACATGGCCACCGCGCTGCATTCGCAAACCTTGTTGACGCTGACCTATGACGGCGCGGTGCTGCCTCGCCAGTACGGCTTCCCGATGAAGCTGCGTATGCCCACCAAGCTGGGCTACAAGAATCCCAAACACATTCAGGCGATGTTCGTCACCAACACCTATCCGGGTGGCTACTGGGAAGACCAGGGCTACAACTGGTTCGGTGGTAGCTGA
- a CDS encoding P1 family peptidase: MKPRARDLNIQFGQLQPGPLNAITDVPGVRVGHSNVRGRTSTGRDILTGVTVIEPRAGSTSLQPCFAGVHVLNGNGDATGLEWIREAGLLTSPIAFTNTHSLGVVRDALVTLDRQNQPDDGRLYWNMPVVLETFDGLLNDINGFHVKPEHVAEALRTAVGGPVIEGAVGGGSGMICHEFKGGIGTASRRLNSAQGGWTVGAIVQANHGIRNELRVDGYPVGRYMEKADSPFLKASLPHPGMGSIVVCLATDAPLLPHQCTRLAQRASLGLARTGGGNEDHSGDIFIAFATGNQHVPPAAYESKRAPTTDNLSMVNNDHISELFLAATEAVEEAIINALLASDTAEGNGHAVPGLDAGTLLNALRRAGWPGEQGYQD; encoded by the coding sequence ATGAAACCACGTGCCCGCGACCTGAACATCCAGTTCGGCCAACTGCAACCCGGCCCGCTCAACGCCATCACCGATGTGCCCGGCGTACGGGTCGGCCACAGCAATGTGCGAGGACGCACCTCGACCGGCCGCGACATCCTGACCGGCGTCACCGTGATCGAGCCGCGTGCCGGCTCTACCAGCCTGCAACCATGCTTTGCCGGCGTCCATGTGCTCAATGGCAACGGTGATGCGACCGGTCTTGAATGGATTCGCGAAGCAGGTCTTTTGACCAGCCCGATCGCCTTCACCAACACCCACAGCCTGGGTGTGGTGCGCGATGCGCTGGTGACGCTGGATCGCCAGAACCAGCCCGATGACGGGCGACTCTACTGGAACATGCCAGTGGTGCTGGAAACCTTCGACGGTCTGCTCAACGACATCAACGGTTTCCACGTGAAGCCTGAACATGTGGCCGAAGCCCTGCGCACGGCGGTGGGTGGTCCGGTGATCGAAGGCGCTGTCGGCGGCGGCAGCGGCATGATCTGCCACGAATTCAAGGGTGGGATCGGCACCGCTTCGCGACGTCTGAACAGTGCTCAGGGCGGCTGGACCGTCGGCGCCATCGTCCAGGCCAACCATGGCATCCGCAACGAACTGCGGGTCGACGGTTACCCGGTCGGGCGCTACATGGAAAAGGCCGACTCGCCATTTCTCAAGGCGTCCTTGCCGCATCCGGGTATGGGCTCGATCGTCGTCTGCCTGGCCACCGATGCACCGTTGCTGCCGCATCAGTGCACGCGCCTCGCGCAGCGCGCCAGCCTCGGCCTGGCCCGCACCGGCGGCGGCAATGAAGACCACAGCGGAGACATCTTCATCGCCTTCGCCACCGGCAATCAACACGTGCCGCCGGCCGCTTACGAGAGCAAGCGTGCGCCGACCACCGACAACCTGAGCATGGTCAACAACGACCACATCAGCGAGTTGTTCCTGGCCGCCACTGAAGCGGTGGAGGAAGCAATCATCAATGCCTTACTGGCCTCCGACACCGCCGAAGGCAATGGCCATGCGGTACCGGGACTGGATGCCGGGACGTTGCTCAACGCCTTGCGTCGGGCGGGCTGGCCGGGTGAACAGGGCTATCAGGATTGA
- a CDS encoding cytochrome b/b6 domain-containing protein: MSQLPASPAVSSHPRWLRLTHWLNALAVLVMVTSGWRIYNASPLYDFSFPKTITLGGWLGGALQWHFAAMWFLAVNGLVYLIINLVSGRLKRRFFPVSPKGVLHDLWAALRGRLGHADLSHYNHVQRVAYLFVMVDITLLVISGLVLWKSVQFPLLRELLGGYEVARHVHFIAMSLLVAFVAVHLVMVALVPKTLWAMIVGRKEVV, from the coding sequence ATGTCGCAGTTACCTGCTTCACCCGCCGTCAGTAGCCATCCCCGCTGGCTACGGCTGACCCATTGGCTGAACGCCTTGGCGGTGCTGGTCATGGTCACCAGCGGTTGGCGAATCTATAACGCTTCCCCGCTGTACGACTTCAGTTTTCCCAAAACGATCACCTTGGGTGGATGGCTCGGCGGCGCATTGCAATGGCATTTCGCGGCGATGTGGTTTCTGGCCGTCAACGGTCTTGTCTACCTGATCATCAACCTCGTCAGTGGTCGTCTGAAACGGCGCTTTTTCCCGGTTTCGCCTAAAGGTGTCCTGCATGACCTGTGGGCCGCGTTGAGAGGGCGGTTGGGGCATGCCGATCTGAGTCATTACAACCACGTGCAACGGGTGGCGTACCTGTTCGTGATGGTCGACATCACGCTGCTGGTGATTTCCGGTCTGGTGTTGTGGAAGTCCGTCCAGTTTCCGCTGTTGCGTGAACTGCTGGGCGGTTACGAAGTCGCGCGGCACGTGCACTTCATCGCGATGTCGCTGTTGGTGGCCTTTGTCGCAGTTCATCTGGTGATGGTCGCGCTGGTTCCCAAAACGTTGTGGGCCATGATTGTCGGTCGCAAGGAGGTCGTATGA
- a CDS encoding isoprenylcysteine carboxylmethyltransferase family protein, whose amino-acid sequence MKISAKLAFFAVVSTLAYLGLAVWGLGGLSAFFSHAPLVVIALATLVMAIASLFTEVNLSSGEREDRANRWVLPAFGVIGLLSGYLPAYTDRIDFWTFGDEGVRWLGALLFIIGGTLRLWPVFVLGKRFSGLVAIQPGHTLVTDGIYRTLRNPSYLGLMITAVGWALAFRSGVGLLLAAVTLIPLIARIHAEEGLLRAQFGSEYEAYCARSWRLIPGVY is encoded by the coding sequence ATGAAAATCTCGGCCAAACTGGCGTTTTTCGCCGTTGTTTCCACCCTCGCCTACCTTGGGCTCGCGGTGTGGGGGCTTGGCGGATTATCGGCGTTTTTCTCTCATGCACCGCTGGTGGTCATTGCGCTTGCCACTTTGGTGATGGCCATCGCGTCCTTGTTCACCGAGGTCAACCTGAGTTCCGGCGAACGTGAAGACCGGGCCAATCGCTGGGTGCTGCCGGCGTTCGGGGTGATCGGTTTATTGAGCGGGTACCTGCCGGCCTATACCGACCGAATCGATTTCTGGACCTTTGGTGACGAAGGTGTGCGCTGGCTCGGGGCATTACTGTTCATCATCGGCGGCACGCTGCGGCTGTGGCCGGTGTTTGTGCTGGGCAAGCGTTTCAGCGGACTGGTGGCGATTCAGCCGGGGCACACGCTGGTCACCGACGGGATTTATCGCACCTTGCGCAACCCCAGTTATCTGGGGCTGATGATCACTGCAGTGGGCTGGGCACTGGCCTTTCGCTCCGGCGTTGGCCTGTTGCTGGCCGCGGTGACGCTGATCCCGCTGATCGCCCGCATTCACGCCGAAGAAGGGCTGTTAAGGGCGCAGTTCGGCAGTGAATACGAGGCTTATTGCGCCCGCAGTTGGCGGTTGATTCCCGGGGTTTACTGA
- a CDS encoding NAD(P)H-dependent oxidoreductase — protein sequence MHALIVVAHHDPRSLTHSLVAQVAQGITLDDPGHTVEIADLSAEGFDPRFSAADLAVHHREARPPADVVAEQARIDRADAVVLVYPVYWWSMPALLKGWIDRVFANGWAFDFTADAKLEKKLGHLRVHLIGVGGADAATYARHGYAEAMRTQIDHGIFDYCGARVVTSELLLESEIQDPTVHLDAAKSFGRELFAASRHLNPDSPVHPASPPDARR from the coding sequence ATGCACGCGCTTATCGTTGTGGCTCATCACGATCCTCGTTCGCTTACCCATAGCCTGGTTGCGCAAGTCGCTCAGGGCATCACCCTGGACGATCCCGGTCATACCGTTGAAATCGCCGACCTCTCGGCCGAAGGGTTCGATCCGAGGTTCAGCGCCGCTGATCTGGCGGTGCATCACCGGGAAGCGCGGCCTCCTGCTGATGTGGTTGCCGAGCAAGCGCGGATAGACCGCGCCGATGCGGTGGTGCTGGTCTATCCCGTCTATTGGTGGTCGATGCCGGCGCTGCTCAAGGGCTGGATTGATCGGGTGTTCGCCAACGGCTGGGCGTTCGATTTCACTGCCGATGCCAAGCTGGAAAAGAAGCTTGGCCACCTGCGGGTTCACCTGATCGGTGTGGGCGGTGCCGACGCTGCCACCTACGCCCGGCACGGTTATGCCGAGGCCATGAGGACGCAGATTGACCATGGCATTTTTGATTATTGCGGTGCGCGGGTGGTGACGTCCGAGTTGCTGCTCGAATCGGAAATTCAGGACCCGACGGTGCACCTGGACGCCGCGAAAAGCTTCGGTCGCGAGCTCTTTGCGGCATCCAGACACCTCAATCCTGATAGCCCTGTTCACCCGGCCAGCCCGCCCGACGCAAGGCGTTGA
- a CDS encoding response regulator, with protein sequence MSPVSTAGELLPGGLILVVEDDPLILEFLCEVLQEEGFVVEPQTSADAASKYLEQHSDGVRLLLTDITMPGKLNGADLANLFGDRWPDKPIMIMSGFETPESAGVRHSVSFIKKPWALGQLLDCLEGALKSKRTL encoded by the coding sequence ATGAGTCCAGTATCGACGGCGGGTGAGCTCCTTCCTGGCGGGTTGATTCTTGTGGTTGAGGACGACCCGCTGATCCTGGAGTTTCTCTGTGAAGTTCTTCAGGAAGAAGGCTTTGTGGTTGAACCTCAGACCAGCGCGGATGCCGCGTCGAAGTATCTGGAGCAGCACTCGGACGGCGTCCGTCTATTGCTCACGGACATCACCATGCCGGGCAAACTCAATGGTGCGGACCTGGCCAATCTGTTTGGCGACCGCTGGCCGGACAAACCGATCATGATCATGTCCGGTTTCGAAACGCCGGAAAGCGCCGGGGTCAGGCATTCGGTGTCGTTCATCAAGAAACCGTGGGCGCTTGGGCAGTTGCTGGACTGTTTGGAAGGTGCCTTGAAGTCGAAACGTACCCTTTAG
- a CDS encoding extracellular solute-binding protein has translation MSRHRSYINLGLGTCLSVSLSAVAAEGPTVHVYNWYDYIGPTTLRDFKRDTGIAPVYDTFDSAEVLEGKLLTSRSGYDVVVASNFSLPTLIKAGALAPLPHAQMPDFKNMDADLLAKLANNDPGNQYAVPYLWGTNGIGYNIDKVRAALGDKAPVDSWDLVFNEENLAKLGQCGVAMLDSPAEMLPVALHYLGLPPNSTNPEDYKKAEALLLKLRPHIAYFNSSKFISDLANGNICVAVGWSGAMLEAKTNAEQANNGVKIAYSLPKEGAPVWFDTLVLLKDAPHPEQGLAFIDYLMRPDVIAPVSDHLSYPNGNRSATPLVAEATRNNPAVYPSAEAMATLFTLQPLPPATERVRTRIWSKVKNGQ, from the coding sequence ATGAGTCGTCACCGCTCGTATATCAATCTTGGACTGGGCACCTGTTTGTCGGTCTCGCTATCGGCGGTTGCCGCCGAGGGCCCGACGGTTCACGTCTACAACTGGTATGACTACATTGGCCCTACGACCCTGCGGGATTTCAAGCGTGACACCGGGATTGCGCCGGTCTATGACACCTTCGACAGTGCCGAAGTGCTGGAGGGCAAATTGCTCACCAGCCGCAGCGGATACGACGTGGTGGTGGCCAGCAACTTCAGCTTGCCGACCCTGATCAAGGCCGGCGCCCTTGCGCCTCTGCCCCACGCTCAGATGCCGGACTTCAAAAACATGGACGCTGACCTGTTGGCAAAACTAGCCAACAACGACCCGGGCAACCAGTACGCCGTGCCGTATCTGTGGGGCACCAATGGCATCGGCTACAACATCGACAAGGTCCGCGCCGCGCTGGGCGACAAGGCGCCGGTGGACTCCTGGGACCTGGTGTTCAACGAAGAAAACCTGGCCAAACTCGGCCAGTGCGGCGTGGCCATGCTCGACTCGCCGGCCGAGATGTTGCCGGTCGCCCTGCACTACCTCGGCCTGCCCCCCAACAGCACCAACCCCGAGGACTACAAAAAGGCCGAAGCACTGCTGCTCAAGCTGCGTCCACACATCGCCTACTTCAACTCGTCCAAGTTCATCAGCGACCTGGCCAACGGCAACATTTGCGTGGCGGTGGGCTGGTCCGGCGCGATGCTGGAAGCCAAGACCAATGCAGAGCAGGCCAACAATGGGGTGAAAATCGCCTACAGCCTGCCGAAAGAAGGCGCGCCGGTGTGGTTCGACACCCTGGTGTTGCTCAAGGACGCACCACATCCGGAACAGGGTTTGGCCTTCATCGACTACCTGATGCGTCCCGACGTCATAGCGCCGGTCAGTGATCACCTCTCCTACCCCAACGGCAACCGCAGCGCGACGCCACTGGTGGCCGAAGCGACCCGCAACAATCCTGCCGTGTATCCGTCGGCCGAAGCCATGGCCACGTTATTCACGCTTCAGCCCTTGCCGCCCGCCACCGAGCGCGTGCGGACGCGGATCTGGAGCAAAGTCAAAAACGGTCAGTGA
- a CDS encoding GlxA family transcriptional regulator, translating into MTSVAFVVFEGFQSMALAAMPVFEYANFSAGEALYDVSVLSEDGRTLRASGGLSVGTEAFGERVFDTVIVVGGDAILEQAPEGVLSYLRDSVKTARRTASICSGAFVLAQAGLLDGRRATTHWAYARELQARFPSIKVEEDRIYVVDGSIWTSAGMTAGIDLALAMVEKDHGAALARSVAQKLVMYHRRAGGQSQHSALLELEAKSDRIQTVLGYAREHLTETLSVEQLADVARLSPRQFSRAFRTETGQSPAKAIENLRLETARQMLERGRLTLDQIAEESGFSDCRRMREAFLRAFGQPPQVIRRNARAL; encoded by the coding sequence ATGACTTCCGTGGCATTTGTAGTGTTTGAAGGGTTCCAGTCCATGGCGCTGGCGGCCATGCCGGTGTTCGAGTACGCCAACTTCAGCGCCGGCGAGGCGCTTTATGACGTCAGCGTATTGTCCGAAGACGGCCGCACATTACGCGCTTCCGGTGGGCTGAGCGTCGGCACCGAGGCCTTTGGTGAGCGGGTGTTCGATACGGTGATTGTGGTGGGCGGCGATGCCATCCTCGAGCAGGCACCCGAAGGCGTGCTGAGTTACCTGCGCGACAGCGTTAAAACCGCACGGCGCACGGCGTCGATCTGCTCCGGAGCGTTCGTCCTGGCCCAGGCCGGTTTACTCGACGGACGGCGCGCCACCACCCACTGGGCTTATGCACGGGAGCTGCAAGCGCGGTTTCCGTCGATCAAGGTCGAAGAAGACCGCATCTACGTCGTCGACGGTTCGATCTGGACCTCCGCCGGGATGACCGCCGGCATCGACCTGGCGCTGGCCATGGTGGAAAAGGATCACGGCGCCGCACTGGCCCGTTCCGTGGCGCAGAAACTGGTGATGTACCACCGCCGCGCAGGCGGCCAGTCGCAACACTCGGCGCTGCTGGAACTGGAAGCGAAATCCGACCGCATTCAAACAGTCCTCGGCTATGCGCGAGAACACCTCACCGAGACGTTGTCGGTGGAGCAACTGGCAGACGTCGCGCGCCTCAGCCCTCGGCAGTTCAGCCGAGCCTTCCGGACGGAAACCGGTCAATCACCGGCCAAAGCCATCGAAAACCTGCGCCTGGAAACGGCGCGGCAGATGCTGGAACGCGGGCGCCTGACCCTCGATCAGATCGCCGAAGAATCCGGCTTCAGCGACTGCCGCCGCATGCGCGAAGCCTTCCTTCGGGCGTTCGGACAGCCGCCGCAGGTGATTCGGCGTAATGCCAGGGCCCTGTAG
- a CDS encoding SDR family oxidoreductase, which yields MALSSKGTALITGASSGIGAVYADRLARQGYDLILVARSQAKLSALANHLSNETGRAVEVVAADLKDKADLRRVEEILRSDASITLLVNNAGVGAVMPLLGSPVDEMEDMITLNVTALMRLAYAVVPGFVARGTGTVINISSIVAIAPEILNGVYGGTKAFVLGLSQSMHRELADKGIRIQAVLPGATATDFWSEAGNPVENLPQEIVMSAQDMVDAALTGLAQGEVVTIPGLHQGDKWDAYEAQRQRLSGLFGHSTAAPRYR from the coding sequence ATGGCCCTCTCATCCAAAGGTACCGCTCTGATCACTGGCGCTTCTTCGGGCATCGGCGCGGTGTATGCCGACCGTCTCGCGCGGCAGGGTTACGATCTGATTCTGGTCGCCCGCAGCCAGGCGAAACTGAGCGCCTTGGCCAACCACTTGAGTAATGAAACCGGCCGCGCCGTGGAAGTGGTCGCCGCCGATTTGAAAGACAAGGCCGACTTGCGGCGGGTCGAAGAAATTCTACGCTCCGACGCCAGTATCACCCTGTTGGTCAACAACGCCGGGGTCGGCGCTGTCATGCCGCTGCTCGGCAGCCCCGTGGATGAGATGGAAGACATGATCACCCTCAACGTGACCGCGTTGATGCGCCTGGCTTACGCGGTGGTGCCAGGCTTCGTCGCTCGGGGCACCGGGACGGTGATCAATATCTCCTCGATCGTTGCCATCGCCCCGGAAATTCTCAACGGCGTGTATGGCGGGACCAAGGCATTTGTCCTCGGCCTGAGCCAATCGATGCACCGCGAGCTGGCCGACAAAGGCATTCGGATCCAGGCCGTATTGCCCGGCGCTACCGCCACCGACTTCTGGAGCGAGGCCGGCAACCCGGTGGAAAACCTGCCGCAAGAGATCGTGATGTCCGCCCAGGACATGGTCGATGCGGCGTTGACGGGGTTGGCGCAAGGCGAAGTGGTGACCATTCCGGGCCTGCACCAAGGCGATAAGTGGGATGCCTACGAAGCCCAGCGTCA
- a CDS encoding class I SAM-dependent methyltransferase produces MNADALSTLHDHLLTALAAAPAETRRLFHGRGRCWPGLEQLTVDWLQGVVLVSLFKEPDASQLEALKQKLMDVTHSPAWTQSGAHTLLLQHRYLLQSTTEWLLGDAIDEMTITEGGLHYRVDLGRKQNTGLFLDMRYGRDWVRANAQGKRVLNLFAYTCGFSVAAIEGGATHVVNLDMSSPALSRGRDNHRLNGHDLSKVTFLGHDLFKSWGKVIGKGPYDLVIIDPPSFQKGSFLLTKDYQRVLRRLPELLSPQGTVLACMNDPAFGADFLIDGVTREAPSLRFEQRLDNPPEFPDADVECGLKALVFRLAS; encoded by the coding sequence ATGAACGCTGACGCTCTCTCCACCCTCCACGACCATTTACTGACGGCTCTGGCGGCTGCCCCCGCCGAAACCCGCCGGCTGTTCCACGGCCGTGGCCGGTGCTGGCCGGGGCTGGAGCAATTGACTGTCGACTGGTTGCAGGGCGTGGTGCTGGTGTCGCTGTTCAAGGAACCCGACGCGTCGCAGCTGGAAGCGTTGAAACAGAAGCTGATGGATGTCACGCACTCGCCTGCGTGGACGCAATCCGGCGCGCACACGCTCCTGCTGCAACATCGCTACCTGCTGCAAAGCACCACCGAGTGGCTTTTGGGGGACGCGATCGACGAGATGACGATCACCGAGGGCGGTTTGCATTACCGGGTGGACCTGGGCCGCAAACAGAACACCGGCCTGTTCCTCGACATGCGTTATGGCCGCGACTGGGTGCGGGCCAATGCCCAGGGCAAGCGCGTGCTGAATCTGTTCGCCTACACCTGCGGATTCTCGGTAGCGGCCATCGAGGGGGGAGCAACGCACGTGGTCAATCTGGACATGTCCAGCCCGGCCCTGAGCCGTGGCCGCGACAATCACCGACTCAACGGCCACGACCTGAGCAAGGTGACTTTCCTCGGACATGACCTGTTCAAGTCCTGGGGCAAGGTGATTGGCAAGGGCCCTTACGACCTGGTGATCATCGACCCGCCGTCCTTTCAGAAAGGCAGTTTTCTGCTGACCAAGGACTACCAGCGCGTGCTGCGCCGACTGCCGGAACTGCTCAGCCCACAGGGCACGGTGCTGGCGTGCATGAACGATCCGGCGTTCGGTGCGGACTTCCTCATCGACGGCGTCACCCGCGAAGCACCGAGCCTGCGTTTCGAGCAACGGCTGGATAATCCACCGGAGTTTCCGGACGCCGATGTTGAATGCGGGTTGAAGGCGCTGGTGTTCAGGCTGGCTAGCTAA
- a CDS encoding HAD-IA family hydrolase: MSAQESVFNTPYRAFLFDMDGTVLNSIAAAERIWAAWALRHGVDVVSFLPTIHGVRAIDTINRLALPGVDAEAEAAFITEAEIEDVEGIIEVPGAADFLKSLPANQWAIVTSAPKALALRRMAAAGIAQPLVMVTAEDVSAGKPDPAGYRLAAKRLGVEPADCLIFEDATVGILAAEAAGAGLIVVTATHDHPLQTPHATLASYDSVVALVDPEGHVRLQKI; this comes from the coding sequence TTGTCTGCTCAAGAATCTGTCTTCAACACCCCGTACCGCGCTTTTCTGTTCGATATGGACGGCACCGTCCTCAATTCCATCGCCGCTGCCGAGCGGATCTGGGCGGCCTGGGCCTTGCGCCACGGCGTTGATGTCGTCTCATTCCTGCCCACTATCCATGGCGTTCGCGCCATCGACACCATCAATCGCCTGGCGTTGCCCGGGGTGGATGCCGAGGCTGAAGCGGCGTTCATCACCGAGGCGGAAATCGAGGATGTCGAGGGGATCATCGAGGTGCCTGGCGCGGCAGACTTTCTGAAGTCGCTGCCCGCGAACCAGTGGGCGATCGTCACCTCGGCGCCGAAGGCATTGGCGCTGCGGCGGATGGCCGCGGCGGGTATTGCGCAGCCTTTGGTGATGGTCACTGCCGAAGACGTCAGCGCCGGAAAACCCGATCCTGCGGGCTATCGACTGGCGGCCAAACGCTTGGGTGTTGAACCGGCCGATTGCCTGATTTTCGAAGACGCCACCGTGGGCATTCTCGCCGCCGAGGCAGCGGGCGCGGGCCTTATCGTGGTGACCGCGACCCACGACCATCCGCTCCAGACCCCGCATGCCACATTGGCCAGCTACGACTCGGTCGTCGCGCTAGTAGACCCTGAGGGACATGTCCGCCTACAGAAAATCTAA